The Aminithiophilus ramosus genome contains a region encoding:
- a CDS encoding deaminase: protein METEKIRTLTAREVNLMLDVIEEEILPLTEVLVRQGHNLFGGAVLDAVTLRTLVVGSNRRGENPVFHGEIDTIMRFFEMPHRPKAEETVFLATHEPCSMCLSALAWSGFREVWYLFDYSETAQDFHMADDLKMLESLFGTTTPNGRNAYFNLRSLREALADLDERDKIEERIARIKELYRELPVDLGEGGAE, encoded by the coding sequence ATGGAGACCGAAAAGATCCGGACCCTGACGGCACGCGAAGTGAACCTCATGCTCGACGTCATCGAAGAGGAGATTCTTCCCCTGACGGAGGTCCTCGTCCGCCAGGGGCACAACCTCTTCGGCGGCGCTGTTCTCGACGCCGTCACCCTGAGGACGCTCGTCGTGGGGAGCAACCGCCGCGGCGAAAATCCCGTCTTTCACGGCGAGATCGACACGATCATGCGCTTTTTCGAGATGCCCCACAGGCCCAAGGCGGAGGAGACGGTCTTCCTGGCCACGCACGAGCCCTGCTCCATGTGCCTCTCGGCCCTGGCCTGGTCGGGTTTTCGCGAGGTCTGGTACCTCTTCGACTACAGCGAGACGGCTCAGGATTTTCACATGGCCGACGACCTGAAGATGCTCGAATCCCTCTTCGGCACGACGACGCCCAACGGCCGCAACGCCTACTTCAACCTCAGGAGCCTCCGCGAGGCCCTGGCCGATCTGGACGAGAGGGACAAAATCGAGGAGCGCATCGCCCGCATCAAGGAGCTCTACCGCGAGCTCCCCGTCGACCTGGGCGAGGGCGGGGCGGAATGA
- a CDS encoding ornithine carbamoyltransferase: MQSYFRGRHFIDLEAYNREEVETLLDVSFDLKRKFAMDIPTPYLTGKTMFLMFFEQSTRTRNSMEAGFAQLGGHAGFLDTSSMQVSHGESPKDTAIILSGYGHAIACRYCNWGYGNAYLNEMARWSRVPVMNLQCDLYHPMQALADLMTMKEKFDSLKRLKVSIIWAYAESHKKPISVPVSQILLFPRWGMDVVLAHPRGWELPDWVIAKAKANAEKYGGTVTVTDDEAEAYRGAHIVIPKNWGNWVTDQTGLQASGAVKVVDDKLRAHRSWKCTEEKMATADRDVVYMHALPADRNNEVEDAVIDGPRSIVYDEAENRIHTAKAVMTLLMGGR; the protein is encoded by the coding sequence ATGCAGAGCTATTTCCGCGGACGCCACTTCATCGACCTCGAAGCGTACAACAGGGAAGAGGTGGAGACCCTTCTCGACGTCTCCTTCGACCTGAAGCGCAAGTTCGCCATGGATATCCCCACGCCCTACCTGACGGGCAAGACCATGTTCCTCATGTTCTTCGAGCAGTCGACGCGGACCCGCAACTCCATGGAGGCCGGATTCGCCCAGCTCGGAGGCCACGCCGGGTTCCTCGACACGTCGAGCATGCAGGTCTCCCACGGCGAGAGCCCCAAGGACACGGCCATCATCCTGTCGGGCTACGGCCACGCCATCGCCTGCCGCTACTGCAACTGGGGCTACGGCAATGCCTACCTCAACGAGATGGCCCGCTGGTCCCGGGTGCCCGTCATGAACCTCCAGTGCGATCTCTACCATCCCATGCAGGCCCTGGCCGACCTGATGACGATGAAGGAGAAGTTCGATTCCCTGAAGCGCCTCAAGGTCTCCATCATCTGGGCCTATGCCGAGAGCCACAAGAAGCCCATCTCCGTTCCCGTCTCCCAGATCCTCCTCTTCCCCCGGTGGGGCATGGACGTCGTCCTGGCCCACCCCAGGGGATGGGAGCTGCCCGACTGGGTCATCGCCAAGGCCAAGGCCAACGCCGAAAAATACGGCGGCACTGTCACCGTCACCGACGACGAGGCCGAGGCCTACCGCGGCGCCCACATCGTCATCCCCAAGAACTGGGGCAACTGGGTGACGGACCAGACGGGGCTCCAGGCCTCGGGGGCCGTCAAAGTCGTCGATGACAAACTCCGGGCCCACCGTTCCTGGAAGTGCACCGAGGAGAAGATGGCCACGGCCGACCGCGACGTCGTCTACATGCACGCCCTCCCGGCGGACCGGAACAACGAGGTGGAAGACGCCGTCATCGACGGGCCTCGCTCCATCGTCTACGATGAGGCCGAAAACCGCATCCACACGGCCAAGGCCGTCATGACCCTCCTCATGGGAGGGCGGTAG